A single region of the Oleispira antarctica RB-8 genome encodes:
- the groL gene encoding 60 kDa chaperonin (Protein Cpn60) (groEL protein) — MAAKDVLFGDSARAKMLVGVNILADAVRVTLGPKGRNVVIEKSFGAPIITKDGVSVAREIELKDKFENMGAQMVKEVASQANDQAGDGTTTATVLAQAIISEGLKSVAAGMNPMDLKRGIDKATAAVVAAIKEQAQPCLDTKAIAQVGTISANADETVGRLIAEAMEKVGKEGVITVEEGKGLEDELDVVEGMQFDRGYLSPYFINNQEKMTVEMENPLILLVDKKIDNLQELLPILENVAKSGRPLLIVAEDVEGQALATLVVNNLRGTFKVAAVKAPGFGDRRKAMLQDLAILTGGQVISEELGMSLETADPSSLGTASKVVIDKENTVIVDGAGTEASVNTRVDQIRAEIESSTSDYDIEKLQERVAKLAGGVAVIKVGAGSEMEMKEKKDRVDDALHATRAAVEEGVVAGGGVALIRALSSVTVVGDNEDQNVGIALALRAMEAPIRQIAGNAGAEGSVVVDKVKSGTGSFGFNASTGEYGDMIAMGILDPAKVTRSSLQAAASIAGLMITTEAMVADAPVEEGAGGMPDMGGMGGMGGMPGMM, encoded by the coding sequence ATGGCTGCTAAAGACGTATTATTTGGTGATAGCGCACGCGCAAAAATGTTGGTAGGTGTAAACATTTTAGCCGACGCAGTAAGAGTTACCTTAGGACCTAAAGGTCGTAACGTTGTTATAGAAAAATCATTTGGTGCACCGATCATCACCAAAGATGGTGTTTCTGTTGCGCGTGAAATCGAATTGAAAGACAAATTCGAAAACATGGGCGCACAGATGGTTAAGGAAGTTGCTTCTCAAGCCAACGACCAAGCCGGTGACGGCACAACGACAGCGACTGTACTAGCACAGGCGATTATCAGCGAAGGCTTGAAATCTGTTGCGGCTGGCATGAATCCAATGGATCTTAAACGTGGTATTGATAAAGCTACGGCTGCTGTTGTTGCCGCCATTAAAGAACAAGCTCAGCCTTGCTTGGATACAAAAGCAATCGCTCAGGTAGGGACAATCTCTGCCAATGCCGATGAAACGGTTGGTCGTTTAATTGCTGAAGCGATGGAAAAAGTCGGTAAAGAAGGTGTGATTACCGTTGAAGAAGGCAAAGGCCTTGAAGACGAGCTTGATGTTGTAGAAGGCATGCAGTTCGATCGCGGTTACTTGTCTCCGTACTTCATCAACAACCAAGAAAAAATGACCGTAGAAATGGAAAATCCATTAATTCTATTGGTTGATAAGAAAATTGATAACCTTCAAGAGCTGTTGCCAATTCTTGAAAACGTCGCTAAATCAGGTCGTCCATTATTGATCGTTGCTGAAGATGTTGAAGGCCAAGCACTAGCAACATTGGTAGTAAACAACTTGCGCGGCACATTCAAGGTTGCAGCGGTTAAAGCCCCTGGTTTTGGCGATCGTCGTAAAGCGATGTTGCAAGATCTTGCCATCTTGACGGGTGGTCAGGTTATTTCTGAAGAGCTAGGGATGTCTTTAGAAACTGCGGATCCTTCTTCTTTGGGTACGGCAAGCAAGGTTGTTATCGATAAAGAAAACACCGTGATTGTTGATGGCGCAGGTACTGAAGCAAGCGTTAATACTCGTGTTGACCAGATCCGTGCTGAAATCGAAAGCTCGACTTCTGATTACGACATCGAAAAGTTACAAGAACGCGTTGCTAAGCTTGCGGGCGGCGTTGCCGTGATTAAGGTTGGTGCGGGTTCTGAAATGGAAATGAAAGAGAAGAAAGACCGTGTTGACGATGCACTTCATGCAACTCGCGCAGCGGTTGAAGAAGGTGTTGTTGCGGGTGGTGGTGTTGCTTTGATTCGCGCACTCTCTTCAGTAACCGTTGTTGGTGATAACGAAGATCAAAACGTCGGTATTGCATTGGCACTTCGTGCGATGGAAGCTCCTATCCGTCAAATCGCGGGTAACGCAGGTGCTGAAGGGTCAGTGGTTGTTGATAAAGTGAAATCTGGCACAGGTAGCTTTGGTTTTAACGCCAGCACAGGTGAGTATGGCGATATGATTGCGATGGGTATTTTAGACCCTGCAAAAGTCACGCGTTCATCTCTACAAGCCGCGGCGTCTATCGCAGGTTTGATGATCACAACCGAAGCCATGGTTGCGGATGCGCCTGTTGAAGAAGGCGCTGGTGGTATGCCTGATATGGGCGGCATGGGTGGAATGGGCGGTATGCCTGGCATGATGTAA
- a CDS encoding transcriptional regulator, LuxR-type, with protein sequence MALMKTAAFNSDQKAWLSTLDQKVLSSWVALKSKAIELPEHFLARPELSQKLSQSKAITWLLAPAGYGKSVLLSDWYGQQVNSKDASNDTLGLWLTLDSKDNHEAFLLRHLLEAANKMVAGVATDALAHWLATMNQGSLDCEEVLLLFLDELASLNCPLIVVLDNVHEIEDPAAWQVIQSLMTQLPGNMRLLMASRFIPNALGRLRLDPRLEFIKQQDLAFDFQQVTAWLQQADIYDQQQAFNLMERMQGWPAGLGLWLLCRENASWPEDLGHEREQLADYLMGEVLSGLEPQLKEFLIRIAPLTSFNEILCNEVLGIEDSSRWIQQLVHHNLFIDSIDQRLGWFTLHPLLAELLCQYSSEQDREKTHLAAFHSLKQQGFRVEALQHARLGKLTQEAALWIESEVDRIIADLDFAAVLAWCDFVGSDIIASSARLQLMQIWSLLLTFQYAAVGRLINQLDTHQIEMHYPGQLLALRGFIARGEGDYGQARSLCELALRELPEDRFPIRVLMCSTLCNIELVSQKPENARLWNRLAIDIARQHQALSLEVFSLFDYARVEQYRGHLLRSAEVVDQGLELTLRLPQQARLFPHARLIIYRAFIRWLKGDIEGARQDAYIGINEANRCRDVIVLYGYSLLALIHIMKQEGKAALAIIAEAERLMQRWQVSEQVYKNWIDIVKANIWMALGKWNRAEECLDRVTKGDDPLGTNHAELFPMQSGLYRLSCARLLFQKKEYSNVIQLLDRVALKKQASIIQLSGTLFQAVAYALKGEVSKAKQVWQQGLKFAEQEKIKLDLSQFISISVSDLESAIGSMLTVTTVSQEPRHTDYKPGSKAELSAQSAVPVFIEASNLSVREQEVLGLIAEGYSNQGIADQLFISLHTVKTHARKINAKLGAKSRTQAIVKARERMII encoded by the coding sequence ATGGCATTAATGAAGACGGCTGCATTTAATTCAGATCAAAAAGCTTGGTTATCAACGCTGGATCAGAAAGTACTATCTTCCTGGGTAGCTTTGAAAAGCAAAGCTATCGAGTTGCCGGAGCACTTTTTGGCGCGCCCTGAATTATCTCAAAAGCTTTCTCAAAGCAAAGCGATTACTTGGTTATTAGCCCCCGCGGGCTATGGAAAAAGTGTGCTGTTGAGTGATTGGTATGGTCAGCAAGTTAACTCTAAAGATGCAAGTAACGATACTCTAGGTTTATGGCTAACCCTTGATAGTAAAGACAATCATGAAGCTTTTTTGCTGCGACACTTGCTTGAAGCCGCTAATAAAATGGTGGCGGGTGTGGCTACCGATGCCTTAGCGCATTGGCTTGCGACGATGAATCAAGGCTCGCTGGATTGCGAAGAAGTTTTACTGCTCTTTTTAGATGAGCTGGCCAGCTTGAATTGTCCATTGATTGTCGTTTTGGATAATGTTCACGAAATAGAAGACCCTGCTGCTTGGCAGGTCATTCAGTCTTTGATGACTCAACTCCCCGGTAATATGCGCTTATTAATGGCGTCGCGGTTCATCCCAAATGCACTTGGGCGTTTAAGGTTAGACCCGCGCTTAGAGTTTATTAAACAGCAAGATTTAGCGTTCGATTTTCAGCAAGTGACTGCTTGGTTACAGCAAGCGGATATTTATGATCAGCAGCAAGCTTTTAACTTGATGGAGAGAATGCAAGGTTGGCCAGCAGGATTAGGCTTATGGTTACTCTGTCGAGAGAATGCGAGTTGGCCAGAAGACTTGGGTCATGAGAGGGAGCAGCTGGCTGATTATTTAATGGGGGAAGTTCTGTCTGGACTGGAGCCTCAATTAAAAGAATTTTTAATTCGTATTGCGCCGCTGACCAGTTTTAATGAAATTTTATGCAACGAAGTATTAGGTATTGAAGACAGCAGTCGCTGGATTCAGCAGCTGGTACACCACAATCTGTTTATTGACAGCATTGATCAACGCTTGGGCTGGTTCACACTGCATCCGCTACTGGCCGAATTATTATGCCAGTACAGCAGTGAACAGGATCGTGAAAAAACACATTTAGCCGCTTTTCATAGTCTTAAACAGCAAGGGTTTCGAGTTGAAGCCTTGCAGCATGCCCGCTTAGGCAAGCTCACTCAAGAAGCGGCCTTATGGATTGAAAGTGAAGTTGATCGCATTATTGCCGATCTAGATTTTGCTGCGGTTCTAGCTTGGTGTGATTTTGTGGGGAGCGATATTATTGCCAGTTCTGCTCGTTTGCAGCTGATGCAAATTTGGAGCTTATTGTTAACCTTTCAATACGCCGCGGTAGGACGTCTGATTAATCAACTCGATACTCATCAGATAGAAATGCACTATCCAGGACAGCTACTGGCCTTACGAGGTTTTATTGCGCGCGGAGAAGGGGATTATGGGCAAGCCCGTAGTCTATGTGAGCTGGCTTTGCGTGAGTTGCCGGAAGACCGTTTTCCTATTCGGGTATTAATGTGTTCTACCTTGTGCAATATAGAATTAGTGAGTCAAAAACCTGAGAATGCGCGTCTTTGGAATCGTTTAGCGATAGATATTGCTCGCCAGCATCAGGCATTAAGTTTAGAGGTTTTTTCTCTTTTTGATTACGCTAGAGTCGAGCAGTATCGTGGTCATCTTCTTCGCAGCGCTGAGGTTGTGGATCAGGGGTTAGAATTGACCCTACGCTTACCGCAGCAAGCACGTTTATTTCCTCATGCACGATTAATTATTTATCGTGCGTTTATACGCTGGTTAAAAGGTGACATTGAAGGTGCTCGACAAGATGCTTATATTGGCATTAATGAAGCAAATCGATGTCGAGACGTTATTGTTCTTTATGGCTATAGCTTATTGGCCTTGATTCATATTATGAAGCAAGAAGGCAAAGCTGCTTTGGCCATTATTGCGGAAGCAGAGCGTTTAATGCAGCGCTGGCAAGTATCAGAACAGGTTTACAAGAACTGGATTGATATTGTAAAAGCGAATATTTGGATGGCCTTAGGAAAATGGAACCGTGCTGAAGAGTGCTTAGATCGTGTGACTAAGGGAGATGATCCGTTAGGTACGAACCATGCTGAATTATTTCCGATGCAGTCAGGCTTATATCGTTTATCTTGCGCCCGTTTATTATTCCAGAAAAAAGAATATTCGAATGTTATTCAACTGCTCGATCGTGTGGCGTTAAAAAAACAGGCCAGCATTATTCAACTATCAGGAACATTATTCCAAGCGGTCGCATATGCTTTAAAGGGTGAGGTTAGTAAGGCTAAACAGGTATGGCAGCAGGGTTTAAAGTTTGCGGAGCAAGAAAAAATAAAATTGGATTTAAGCCAATTTATATCGATAAGTGTTTCGGATCTCGAATCGGCTATTGGCTCAATGTTGACAGTAACGACGGTATCGCAAGAGCCTCGTCATACTGATTATAAACCGGGTAGCAAAGCAGAGTTATCGGCACAGTCGGCGGTTCCTGTTTTTATTGAAGCATCTAATTTGAGCGTTCGAGAGCAAGAAGTTTTAGGTTTGATTGCAGAAGGCTATTCTAATCAAGGTATTGCTGATCAGCTCTTTATTTCTCTGCATACGGTAAAAACACATGCGCGCAAGATCAACGCCAAGCTCGGGGCTAAAAGTCGCACTCAAGCGATTGTAAAAGCTCGAGAGCGGATGATTATTTGA
- the panE/apbA gene encoding 2-dehydropantoate 2-reductase yields the protein MNNPDSASLNSSSLNIGIIGLGAIGCLLSSQMPKGFNVFALPSKTNLKSVDFQLDKYDQSSHYSIPVWQDERLDVIIICCKATQCLSALALWQHAIDQHSQIVLLQNGMGQHELIASKLPNNTIFAASTTEGAYKKEVAHKKDNDDNNKNNYQQHIVHAGQGITHWGYYSGPNKASKPTLKLDLSQLEGQHKWHNHIEEILFAKLALNAVINPLTVKYYCHNGDLLRNQAMTQELEDLCLETERFFTAMKWPLDFNLTEKVKFIAELTAKNLSSMLQDIQAKRETEIDFINGYLLNKANKINYNLPLHQKLFEHIKSLQRS from the coding sequence ATGAATAACCCAGATAGCGCATCGCTCAATAGCTCATCATTAAACATAGGCATTATTGGCTTAGGGGCCATTGGCTGCTTATTGAGCAGTCAAATGCCTAAAGGCTTTAATGTTTTTGCCTTACCCAGCAAGACTAATCTTAAAAGCGTTGACTTCCAGCTTGATAAATACGATCAAAGTAGCCACTACTCAATTCCCGTATGGCAAGATGAGAGACTCGATGTCATTATTATTTGCTGCAAAGCAACTCAGTGTCTTTCTGCTTTAGCATTATGGCAACACGCCATTGATCAACATAGCCAAATTGTATTGCTGCAAAATGGCATGGGTCAACATGAACTCATTGCGTCGAAACTCCCAAACAATACAATCTTCGCAGCCTCGACAACTGAGGGCGCTTATAAAAAAGAAGTTGCTCATAAGAAAGACAATGATGACAACAATAAAAATAATTATCAGCAGCATATCGTGCATGCTGGCCAGGGGATTACTCACTGGGGTTACTATTCAGGGCCTAATAAAGCATCAAAGCCTACACTAAAATTAGATCTATCCCAGCTTGAAGGCCAACATAAATGGCACAATCATATTGAAGAAATTTTGTTTGCTAAACTTGCCCTCAATGCTGTAATCAACCCTTTAACCGTAAAATACTATTGCCATAATGGTGACTTACTGCGTAATCAAGCCATGACTCAAGAATTAGAAGATTTATGCCTCGAAACGGAACGTTTCTTTACCGCAATGAAATGGCCGCTCGATTTCAACCTTACAGAAAAAGTGAAATTCATTGCAGAGCTAACAGCCAAAAATCTATCGTCTATGCTGCAGGATATACAAGCGAAACGTGAAACAGAAATTGATTTCATTAACGGTTATTTACTTAACAAGGCGAACAAAATCAATTACAACCTGCCTCTGCATCAAAAATTATTTGAGCACATAAAATCACTCCAACGTTCATAA
- a CDS encoding Sensor protein: MLIRQKVITATIFTCIFIVILATTAYILAADRIGREQLAPQISRSFADIFQLQLQQNPDDILALKAIANSMVQHYQIQEIAFYNAKNERIIYVCSNTCLRNAPIKFNPKSVKHRIASNHHFIYSLHSNNSDTPLRLIIESKIGLARFFYADTASTALLIVSISTLLLFFLYNSIRFWQRSPYQNLLMTIEKIQSQPDNSIRFDLKDADTAKLSEALNTLIIINEDRKIILTKEKEKAESARIRAIRLSNETRHTNEKLAREITIRRSVESQLTHTRSILDSIIDSMPSALFTLDNNGYIIQCNQQAADWLACERHPLVGKRLSNYIEELKDFNTLINQSLTENCVKKIERLKLSLPIGTFPADIAIYPLKDNNLQGLVIRIDDISQREKMEEVIMQTEKMKSVGGLAAGMAHEINNPLGAILQGIQNIQRRIQVDNEKNKEIAASHNLDLKAMTGYLEQRQILKFINNIQDAGKRAASIVSNMLQFSRGNQKQLSPTLIKDLIERSLNLARADLELKNITIHLSYIDETLLFHCIPSELEQVILNLLQNSAQALSHYQPSHTDENWTPQINLSATQDNSHTYIKVKDNGPGMSKEVRRRIFEPFFTTKDIGAGTGLGLSVSYFIITAHHHGELEIESKPNQGACFTLKIPNQPLLPKP; this comes from the coding sequence TTGCTCATACGGCAAAAGGTTATAACAGCAACCATTTTCACCTGCATATTCATTGTTATTCTTGCAACAACGGCCTATATTTTGGCGGCCGATCGTATTGGTCGTGAACAACTAGCGCCTCAAATAAGTCGATCTTTTGCTGATATTTTTCAACTGCAGCTGCAACAGAATCCTGACGACATTTTGGCATTAAAAGCGATTGCTAATAGCATGGTTCAACATTATCAGATTCAAGAGATTGCTTTCTATAATGCCAAAAACGAACGTATCATTTACGTGTGCTCTAATACTTGTTTACGCAACGCCCCCATCAAATTCAACCCCAAAAGTGTTAAACATCGTATTGCTAGCAATCATCACTTTATATATAGCCTTCACAGTAATAACAGCGATACTCCCTTAAGACTGATCATAGAATCAAAGATAGGACTCGCCAGATTTTTCTATGCCGACACCGCTTCAACCGCCCTACTCATTGTTAGTATTTCAACGCTATTACTTTTCTTTTTATATAACAGCATTCGTTTTTGGCAGAGATCCCCCTACCAAAATTTATTAATGACTATCGAAAAAATTCAATCTCAACCTGATAACAGCATTCGTTTCGACTTAAAAGATGCCGATACCGCTAAACTGAGCGAAGCATTAAACACATTAATTATTATTAATGAAGATCGAAAAATAATCTTAACCAAAGAAAAAGAAAAAGCTGAAAGCGCTAGAATTAGAGCCATACGTTTATCAAACGAAACGCGCCATACTAATGAAAAACTTGCACGTGAAATCACCATTCGTCGGTCTGTTGAATCTCAACTAACTCATACTCGAAGTATCTTAGACAGCATCATTGACTCAATGCCCTCGGCATTATTTACCCTCGATAATAATGGCTATATCATACAATGTAATCAGCAAGCAGCAGATTGGCTCGCTTGTGAGCGTCACCCATTGGTAGGCAAGCGCCTATCCAATTACATAGAAGAATTGAAAGATTTTAATACTCTAATCAATCAGAGTTTGACAGAAAATTGCGTTAAGAAAATTGAACGATTGAAACTCTCTTTACCCATTGGAACCTTTCCTGCCGACATAGCAATTTACCCTCTTAAAGATAATAACTTACAAGGTCTTGTTATTCGCATTGACGATATTAGTCAGCGAGAAAAAATGGAAGAAGTCATCATGCAAACGGAAAAAATGAAATCCGTTGGCGGTTTAGCAGCAGGAATGGCTCACGAAATTAATAACCCGTTAGGGGCAATATTACAGGGAATACAAAACATTCAACGTCGAATTCAAGTTGATAATGAGAAAAATAAAGAAATTGCTGCAAGTCATAACCTTGATCTAAAAGCCATGACCGGTTATTTAGAACAACGTCAAATACTAAAATTCATCAACAACATTCAAGATGCCGGTAAAAGAGCTGCGAGCATTGTATCTAATATGCTGCAATTCTCGCGAGGCAACCAAAAACAACTCAGTCCAACATTAATAAAAGATTTAATAGAGCGCTCTCTCAACTTGGCCCGTGCTGATCTAGAACTAAAAAACATCACCATTCATTTATCATACATTGATGAAACACTGCTCTTTCACTGCATCCCTTCTGAACTTGAACAAGTCATATTAAATTTATTACAAAATTCTGCACAAGCGCTCAGCCATTATCAGCCCTCTCATACCGATGAAAATTGGACTCCACAAATCAACCTCTCAGCAACCCAAGATAATAGCCACACCTACATTAAAGTTAAAGATAACGGCCCAGGCATGTCAAAAGAGGTACGCCGCCGCATCTTTGAACCCTTTTTCACGACCAAAGACATCGGTGCAGGTACTGGCCTAGGCTTATCAGTTTCTTACTTCATTATTACCGCTCACCATCATGGCGAGCTTGAAATTGAATCTAAACCCAACCAAGGCGCATGCTTCACTCTCAAAATCCCTAATCAGCCGCTACTGCCTAAACCGTAA
- the ampG gene encoding Muropeptide transporter produces the protein MLGNSSNSETSNPDSSLSAAIPNWLAPFLQRRLLICLFTGFASGLPLFIIIQLVPAWLRSEGVGLKEIGFFALVGIPYTWKFVWSPLMDRYAPSTLGRRRSWMLITQVLMLGSIGFLGFLDPKTQLSEIAILCAITAFLSASLDISIDAFRREILPDRELGLGNSIHVTTYRIAGLIPGSLSLILADHYAWDIVFIITAAFLSFGILMVLFSEEPEVNSHRPHTLKAAIIEPFREFFGRHGVQSALWILSFMFLYKLGDSMATALSTPFYLDLGFTKTEIGLVAKHAALWPAIFGGILGGILMLRIGINKALWLFGGVQIMSILGFALLAEVGYDLWVLALVIGFEYLGVGLGTAAFVAFIARTTSPAYTATQLALFTALTALPRTFASSTTGIIVESIGWTNFYLFCTAIAIPGMLLLFKVAPWHAQTSDLKKPELAD, from the coding sequence ATGCTAGGCAACTCTTCTAACTCAGAGACATCTAATCCCGACTCTTCTTTATCGGCGGCTATTCCTAATTGGCTAGCGCCTTTTTTACAACGTCGATTACTCATTTGCCTATTTACAGGCTTTGCATCGGGCCTGCCCTTATTTATTATTATTCAGCTAGTCCCCGCGTGGTTACGCAGTGAAGGCGTTGGTCTAAAAGAAATCGGCTTTTTTGCCCTGGTTGGAATTCCCTATACTTGGAAATTCGTTTGGTCTCCTTTAATGGATCGCTATGCACCATCGACACTTGGGCGACGCCGTAGCTGGATGCTAATCACACAAGTATTAATGTTAGGCAGCATTGGATTTCTAGGATTTTTAGACCCTAAAACACAGCTCTCAGAAATTGCTATTTTATGTGCAATTACCGCGTTTTTAAGTGCCAGTTTGGACATCAGCATTGATGCCTTTCGCCGTGAAATATTACCCGATCGCGAACTAGGATTAGGCAATAGTATTCACGTGACAACCTACCGAATAGCGGGGCTAATACCGGGTTCGCTATCCCTCATTCTAGCCGATCATTATGCTTGGGACATTGTCTTTATCATCACGGCTGCGTTTTTATCTTTCGGTATATTAATGGTCCTTTTCAGTGAAGAACCTGAAGTTAATAGTCACCGACCACATACACTCAAAGCGGCTATTATTGAGCCTTTTAGGGAATTCTTCGGGCGACATGGTGTGCAGTCTGCACTGTGGATTTTATCCTTTATGTTCCTTTATAAACTCGGTGATAGTATGGCGACGGCACTATCAACTCCGTTTTATCTCGATTTAGGATTCACAAAAACAGAAATCGGTTTAGTCGCTAAACATGCAGCGCTTTGGCCAGCGATTTTTGGCGGTATTCTAGGTGGAATATTAATGTTAAGAATTGGTATTAATAAGGCGCTGTGGCTCTTTGGCGGCGTACAGATTATGTCCATTCTAGGTTTCGCATTGCTCGCTGAAGTAGGCTATGACCTTTGGGTACTAGCCTTAGTCATAGGCTTTGAATATTTAGGGGTTGGCTTGGGTACTGCCGCTTTCGTAGCCTTTATCGCCCGTACAACATCCCCAGCCTATACCGCAACACAACTGGCATTATTTACGGCCCTGACGGCTTTACCTAGAACCTTCGCAAGTTCAACTACGGGGATTATCGTAGAGAGTATTGGCTGGACGAATTTCTATCTATTCTGCACCGCCATCGCTATCCCTGGCATGCTTTTGCTGTTCAAAGTAGCCCCTTGGCATGCACAAACTTCAGACCTAAAAAAGCCCGAGCTTGCTGACTAG
- the groS gene encoding 10 kDa chaperonin (Protein Cpn10) (groES protein) — translation MKIRPLHDRIVVRRKEEETATAGGIILPGAAAEKPNQGVVISVGTGRILDNGSVQALAVNEGDVVVFGKYSGQNTIDIDGEELLILNESDIYGVLEA, via the coding sequence ATGAAAATCCGTCCATTACATGATCGTATTGTTGTTCGCCGTAAAGAAGAAGAGACCGCAACTGCGGGTGGTATTATTTTACCGGGCGCTGCGGCAGAAAAACCAAATCAAGGTGTTGTTATCTCTGTGGGTACTGGCCGTATTCTTGATAATGGTTCAGTGCAAGCGCTGGCGGTTAACGAAGGCGATGTTGTCGTTTTTGGTAAATACTCAGGTCAAAATACTATCGATATCGATGGTGAAGAATTATTGATTTTGAATGAAAGTGATATCTACGGCGTTTTAGAAGCTTAA
- the fxsA gene encoding Protein FxsA (suppressor of F exclusion of phage T7) — protein sequence MPLLIIFIIIPLIELAVILKVNSFIGIGWTLGLIVITAFVGVRLLRKQGISTLLRANQKMQQGQIPAQELAEGFLLALAGALLLTPGFVTDALGFTLLVPATRKALVHKVIAFITPRMMTASSFQATGSFQEGSFKDVHSHTDSQSSHEKITIEGEYTKDDK from the coding sequence ATGCCTTTATTAATTATTTTTATCATTATTCCATTAATCGAATTAGCCGTGATTTTGAAAGTGAATAGCTTCATTGGTATTGGCTGGACGTTGGGTTTAATTGTTATTACCGCTTTTGTTGGGGTTAGGTTGTTGCGTAAACAGGGTATTAGTACTTTATTGCGTGCTAATCAAAAAATGCAGCAAGGACAGATTCCTGCCCAAGAATTAGCAGAAGGTTTCTTGTTAGCACTGGCCGGCGCTTTATTATTAACGCCGGGTTTTGTCACTGATGCGCTGGGTTTTACATTACTCGTCCCCGCGACGCGTAAAGCGTTGGTCCATAAGGTGATTGCATTTATTACCCCTCGCATGATGACTGCAAGCAGCTTTCAAGCGACGGGTAGTTTTCAGGAAGGCTCGTTTAAAGATGTACATTCGCACACTGACTCGCAAAGCAGTCATGAAAAAATCACAATTGAAGGCGAATATACCAAAGACGATAAGTAG
- a CDS encoding 3-ketoacyl-(acyl-carrier-protein) reductase produces MNLTDKVIAITGAGQGLGRAMAVYLANRGADIAIIDLNPEHMEETQKQVEATGRKAAVFSCNVADEQQVEETFAAIPIQLGRLDGLINNAGILRDGLMVKAKGDEISKLSMPQWQAVIDVNLTGVFLCAREASIQMIKQAQTNNESADCAGCIINISSISRAGNMGQSNYSAAKAGVAAMTVTWAKELARQNIRVAAIAPGFIETEMTQSMKPEALAKMTAGIPLKRMGKPDEIAHSAVFIFENDYYTGRIIECDGGLRL; encoded by the coding sequence ATGAATTTAACCGATAAAGTAATCGCCATTACTGGCGCGGGCCAAGGTCTAGGTCGTGCTATGGCGGTCTATTTAGCTAATCGTGGGGCTGATATCGCCATCATCGATTTAAACCCAGAGCATATGGAAGAAACCCAAAAGCAAGTGGAAGCAACAGGGCGTAAGGCCGCAGTTTTTTCGTGCAATGTTGCCGACGAACAGCAAGTTGAAGAAACCTTCGCTGCAATCCCTATCCAACTGGGCCGCCTAGATGGATTGATCAATAATGCTGGCATCTTGCGTGATGGCCTTATGGTTAAAGCCAAAGGTGATGAAATATCCAAGCTTTCCATGCCACAGTGGCAAGCAGTGATCGATGTCAATTTGACCGGTGTTTTCTTATGTGCACGTGAAGCCTCGATTCAGATGATTAAACAAGCTCAGACTAATAATGAAAGTGCTGATTGCGCGGGCTGTATTATCAATATATCCAGTATATCTAGAGCTGGAAACATGGGCCAAAGTAATTACTCAGCAGCCAAAGCGGGCGTTGCTGCGATGACGGTAACGTGGGCAAAAGAACTGGCACGCCAGAATATTCGTGTTGCCGCTATTGCACCGGGATTTATCGAAACCGAAATGACCCAAAGCATGAAACCAGAAGCCTTGGCTAAAATGACCGCAGGCATTCCCCTGAAGCGCATGGGCAAGCCTGATGAGATTGCTCACTCTGCAGTCTTCATTTTTGAGAACGATTATTACACTGGCCGAATCATTGAGTGCGATGGTGGTTTACGTTTGTAA
- a CDS encoding methylated-DNA binding protein yields MTAEETLYQFIAAIPSGNIATYGQLARLAGRPGAARWVGRTLKHLPKDSRLPWHRVINAQGKISFPEGSEPWVVQKDKLADEGILLHNGRIRLKDFQWQC; encoded by the coding sequence ATGACTGCAGAAGAAACGTTATATCAATTCATTGCCGCTATCCCTAGCGGCAACATCGCAACTTACGGCCAGCTAGCACGCTTAGCAGGACGACCAGGTGCTGCTCGCTGGGTTGGCCGCACATTAAAACATCTTCCCAAAGATTCTCGACTGCCCTGGCATCGAGTAATTAATGCCCAAGGGAAAATTAGTTTCCCAGAAGGCAGTGAGCCTTGGGTTGTTCAAAAAGACAAATTAGCAGATGAAGGCATTCTATTGCACAATGGCCGCATTCGTTTAAAGGACTTCCAGTGGCAATGCTAG